The following are encoded in a window of Gemmatimonadaceae bacterium genomic DNA:
- a CDS encoding response regulator transcription factor — MRVLIVEDDPELLRALRDGFRDMHMEVTTAATYAEGHERAVVGAQDVIVLDVMLPGGSGFDLCADLRRRGSTTPILMLTARDAVDDRVHGLDAGADDYVSKPFAFSELAARVRALARRGPAIAPERVEVADLTVDLNTRQVKRGGRDIELTAKEFALLEVFARHAGEVLDRAAITAHVWDENHDPFTNVLEVLVRRLRRKIDDDFEPKLIHTLRGAGYRFGP, encoded by the coding sequence ATGCGCGTACTGATCGTGGAGGACGACCCGGAACTGCTGCGCGCACTGCGCGACGGGTTCCGGGACATGCACATGGAAGTCACCACGGCGGCCACCTACGCCGAGGGACACGAGCGCGCCGTAGTCGGGGCGCAGGACGTGATCGTGCTCGACGTGATGCTCCCGGGCGGCTCGGGGTTCGATCTCTGTGCCGACCTCCGCCGGCGTGGCAGCACGACACCGATTCTGATGCTCACGGCGCGCGACGCCGTGGACGACCGCGTGCACGGACTCGACGCCGGCGCGGACGACTATGTGTCCAAGCCATTCGCGTTCAGCGAATTGGCGGCCCGGGTGCGGGCGTTGGCCCGACGCGGCCCGGCAATCGCCCCGGAGCGCGTGGAAGTGGCGGACCTGACGGTCGATCTCAATACGCGCCAGGTCAAGCGCGGCGGCCGGGACATCGAGTTGACGGCCAAAGAATTCGCACTGCTCGAGGTGTTCGCGCGGCATGCGGGCGAGGTGCTCGATCGCGCGGCGATCACGGCCCACGTATGGGACGAGAACCACGATCCGTTCACCAACGTGCTCGAGGTGCTGGTGCGCCGGTTGCGCCGCAAGATCGACGACGACTTCGAACCGAAGCTGATCCATACCCTGCGCGGCGCCGGCTACCGCTTCGGCCCCTGA